A single window of Hymenobacter sp. APR13 DNA harbors:
- the hisD gene encoding histidinol dehydrogenase has protein sequence MNIFQYPSQPEWAALQQRAAQQQAQDVEQRVQQIFEDVRQRGDVALLDYARQFDGADLSGGLRVGPEELAAAAAQVPAELQTAIRQAHANILRFHKAQIPQEERVETMPGVTCWRRAVPVQRVGLYIPGGSAPLFSTLLMLGVPAKLAGCPEIVLCTPPQKDGSVNPIILFTAQLLGISTIVKAGGAQAVAALSGGTDSVPAVDKIFGPGNRYVTAAKQLATRYGVAIDMPAGPSEVLVIADESATPAFVAADLLSQAEHGPDSQVILLSDSLSMLEQTKAEVERQLRELPRAEVAAQALTESRAILLRTPEEMLYFSNQYAPEHLILAVKNPEQLAEGVTNAGSVFLGHLTPEAVGDYASGTNHTLPTNGYARNYSGVSLDSFLKKITFQRLTPEGLLNVGPVVETMAEAEGLRAHARAVTLRLEALAGGEE, from the coding sequence CAGCAGGCTCAGGACGTGGAGCAGCGCGTGCAGCAGATTTTCGAGGACGTGCGCCAGCGCGGCGACGTGGCCCTGCTCGATTACGCCCGGCAGTTCGACGGGGCCGACCTCTCGGGCGGCCTGCGCGTGGGCCCCGAGGAGCTGGCGGCTGCCGCGGCCCAGGTCCCGGCCGAACTGCAAACGGCCATCCGGCAGGCGCACGCCAATATTTTGCGGTTTCATAAAGCACAAATCCCGCAGGAGGAGCGCGTAGAAACCATGCCGGGTGTTACGTGCTGGCGGCGGGCGGTGCCCGTGCAGCGCGTGGGCCTCTACATTCCGGGCGGCTCGGCTCCGCTGTTCAGCACCTTGCTGATGCTGGGCGTACCGGCCAAGCTGGCCGGCTGCCCTGAAATCGTGCTGTGCACCCCGCCGCAAAAGGACGGCTCGGTAAACCCCATCATCCTGTTTACAGCCCAGCTGCTGGGCATCAGCACCATCGTGAAAGCCGGCGGGGCCCAGGCCGTGGCCGCGCTGAGCGGTGGTACCGACTCGGTGCCGGCCGTGGATAAGATTTTCGGCCCCGGCAACCGCTACGTGACGGCCGCCAAGCAGCTGGCCACCCGCTACGGCGTGGCCATCGACATGCCGGCCGGTCCTTCAGAAGTGCTGGTTATTGCCGACGAATCTGCCACGCCGGCCTTCGTGGCCGCCGACCTGCTCAGCCAGGCCGAGCACGGCCCCGACTCGCAGGTGATTCTGTTGTCGGACTCGCTGTCGATGCTGGAGCAGACCAAAGCCGAGGTGGAACGCCAGCTGCGTGAGTTGCCCCGGGCCGAAGTAGCCGCTCAGGCCCTCACCGAAAGCCGCGCCATTCTGCTGCGCACGCCGGAGGAAATGCTGTACTTCTCGAACCAGTACGCCCCCGAGCACCTGATTCTGGCCGTGAAAAATCCGGAACAGCTGGCCGAAGGCGTGACCAACGCCGGCTCCGTGTTCCTGGGCCACCTTACCCCGGAAGCCGTGGGCGACTACGCCTCGGGCACCAACCATACGCTGCCCACCAACGGCTACGCCCGCAACTACAGCGGCGTGTCGCTGGATTCGTTCCTGAAGAAAATCACCTTCCAGCGCCTCACCCCCGAAGGCCTGCTGAATGTGGGCCCCGTGGTAGAAACCATGGCCGAAGCCGAAGGCCTCCGCGCCCACGCCCGCGCCGTGACCCTCCGCCTGGAGGCCCTGGCCGGCGGGGAGGAATAA